The following proteins come from a genomic window of Natrinema saccharevitans:
- a CDS encoding DUF7311 family protein: MNRYVVAAVLTVALAVLAAPAIDRGATLNTHRQVETGIASIDDAATDLVETEEPSPDGHPNPRRVVELPLQRDSLTTVSVDHVRIVPRADQRATVVRYALADGRTRETVIDERIVGNDPDGTAPLEVRGRGEIRVALTLRTDADGDPVVVASRL, from the coding sequence GTGAACCGTTACGTCGTCGCCGCCGTCCTGACGGTCGCGCTCGCCGTGCTCGCCGCGCCGGCGATCGATCGGGGTGCGACGCTGAACACGCACCGGCAGGTCGAGACGGGAATCGCGTCGATCGACGACGCCGCGACCGATCTCGTCGAAACCGAGGAGCCCTCGCCCGACGGTCACCCGAATCCCCGGCGCGTCGTCGAGTTGCCGCTCCAGCGTGACTCGCTTACGACCGTCTCCGTCGACCACGTTCGGATCGTCCCGCGGGCCGACCAACGCGCCACCGTCGTTCGATATGCACTCGCGGATGGACGGACCCGTGAAACGGTGATCGACGAACGGATCGTCGGGAACGATCCCGACGGCACCGCCCCGCTCGAGGTCCGTGGCCGTGGCGAGATCAGGGTCGCGTTGACGCTTCGAACCGACGCGGACGGCGACCCGGTCGTCGTCGCGAGCCGGCTGTGA
- a CDS encoding DUF7310 family coiled-coil domain-containing protein, giving the protein MSDIERIERRLSALERAVVDGDPEVPALEDRASIAADLETAVERLEAHDRRLADLEGRVDALEGAVGGGDAADVAVERRANAAVAAVDRLEYRIDGLEQTLEGTRDRTDPRPGVEPGDEGTRERAVATETVEERAERDAGEGRSSAASTDAAGESGERHDVERTVEAIVSPADDGARATPVGSGSDADDRSSSEPVTDDRSSDGSPSDDEADGTAAADGADEGGGLLGSIRDRLP; this is encoded by the coding sequence ATGAGCGACATCGAACGGATCGAACGGCGGCTGTCGGCCCTCGAGCGCGCGGTCGTCGACGGTGACCCCGAGGTACCGGCGCTCGAGGACCGCGCGTCGATCGCCGCGGATCTCGAAACGGCCGTCGAACGCCTCGAGGCACACGACCGTCGGCTCGCCGACCTCGAGGGACGGGTCGACGCGCTCGAGGGAGCCGTCGGCGGCGGCGACGCGGCAGACGTGGCGGTCGAACGGCGGGCCAACGCGGCCGTGGCGGCGGTCGACCGGCTCGAGTATCGCATCGATGGCCTCGAACAAACTCTCGAGGGGACCCGCGATCGGACAGATCCACGCCCCGGCGTCGAGCCGGGAGACGAGGGGACGCGCGAACGAGCGGTGGCGACGGAAACGGTCGAGGAGCGGGCCGAACGTGATGCGGGCGAGGGGAGATCGTCCGCCGCGTCCACGGACGCGGCCGGGGAAAGCGGTGAGCGTCACGACGTCGAACGGACCGTCGAGGCGATCGTGTCGCCGGCCGACGACGGGGCTCGAGCGACCCCGGTCGGGTCCGGTTCGGACGCCGACGATCGGTCATCATCGGAACCGGTGACGGACGACCGCTCGAGCGACGGCTCGCCGTCGGACGACGAGGCGGACGGCACAGCGGCCGCGGACGGGGCCGACGAGGGGGGCGGCCTCCTCGGCTCGATCCGGGACAGACTCCCGTGA
- a CDS encoding DMT family transporter — translation MSRYRTLSLFLVLAALWGSAFVAISAGLSHLPPILFAALRYDVAGVLMLAYAAVVADWRPRDRAGWWQVAVGAGLLIAAYHAFLFVGQLHTTAAAAAIVVSLSPVLSTGFARALVPSDALSPVGLVGVVVGLVGVAIVVRPDPGGLLATDAVAKGLVFCAALAFALGSVLTRRIDADLPIETMEAWSMLGGAALLHLVSLALGEPIVPTAWAHPEAIGALAYLSVGASAVGFLIYFELLERLGAVEINMVSYVAPIVAAVVGWLYLGEVVDAAALIGFGIIIGGFLLVKRRAIRRELGQVRSREAGE, via the coding sequence CTCTCGCATCTCCCGCCGATACTGTTCGCGGCGCTGCGATACGACGTCGCCGGCGTCCTGATGCTCGCATACGCGGCCGTCGTCGCCGACTGGCGCCCGCGCGACCGCGCCGGCTGGTGGCAGGTCGCCGTCGGTGCCGGACTCCTGATCGCGGCCTACCACGCCTTCCTGTTCGTCGGCCAGTTGCACACGACCGCCGCGGCGGCCGCCATCGTAGTGAGTCTCTCGCCGGTCCTGAGTACTGGGTTCGCGCGAGCGCTGGTCCCCTCGGACGCGCTCTCGCCCGTCGGTCTCGTCGGCGTCGTCGTCGGACTCGTCGGCGTCGCCATCGTCGTCCGCCCCGATCCGGGCGGCCTGCTCGCGACGGACGCCGTCGCCAAGGGGCTGGTCTTCTGTGCCGCGCTGGCCTTTGCCCTCGGCAGCGTCCTCACCCGCCGGATCGACGCCGACCTCCCGATCGAGACGATGGAGGCCTGGTCGATGCTCGGCGGCGCAGCGCTGTTACACCTCGTAAGCCTCGCGCTCGGGGAACCGATCGTCCCGACCGCCTGGGCCCACCCCGAGGCGATCGGTGCGCTCGCGTACCTCTCGGTGGGTGCCAGTGCCGTCGGCTTTCTCATCTACTTCGAACTGCTCGAGCGGCTGGGTGCCGTCGAGATCAACATGGTCTCCTACGTCGCCCCGATCGTCGCGGCCGTGGTCGGCTGGCTCTACCTCGGCGAGGTCGTCGACGCCGCCGCGCTAATCGGCTTCGGTATCATCATTGGCGGCTTCCTCCTCGTGAAACGCCGAGCGATCCGCCGGGAACTGGGACAGGTCCGGTCGCGCGAGGCGGGCGAGTAG